One Ignavibacterium sp. DNA segment encodes these proteins:
- a CDS encoding porin, whose translation MKNNKRSFIAFGLILFFFISTINILAQEVPGGSQKVPLGGEVRNGKLLFKSDDGNFSWWFDARVQFDGAMYFENKNALSNGTHFRRVTFALKTQLWKDWNAEVDMGLNEAVDTKSQIKLRDAWVKYTFPKFNLAIQAGNFKEPFGMERLNSSRLLPFLERSAITNAMALGRRVGVSARYWTDFAQITAAVMGHETGTRIDKGQRDETFSANIRASLAPINNFGENLHVGLAYSYKIPDVVSDMRPNTIEMNARVESYVFNPKFLHTGDISNVNYYDRYGFEFLYIRGPFLLQSEFLGTSIYRWYGNPTVNLKGGYVTACWVITGENRYYYVDEGEVGPIEAPKNSFGAFELAARYSVTNLNDLDAGVKGGQANQLMLGLNYYPNTNIKIQFNYSMVNHDQFATRKGNLIGDDDFSFIQMRVQAAF comes from the coding sequence ATGAAAAATAATAAAAGAAGTTTCATAGCTTTCGGCTTAATTCTATTCTTTTTCATCAGCACCATAAACATTTTAGCTCAGGAAGTTCCAGGCGGATCGCAGAAAGTACCGCTTGGCGGCGAAGTACGTAATGGTAAACTTTTGTTCAAGTCTGATGATGGAAATTTCAGCTGGTGGTTCGACGCAAGAGTACAGTTTGATGGGGCTATGTATTTTGAAAACAAAAATGCTTTAAGTAATGGCACTCATTTCAGACGTGTAACTTTTGCCTTAAAAACACAACTGTGGAAAGACTGGAATGCTGAGGTTGATATGGGTTTGAATGAAGCCGTGGATACTAAATCCCAGATCAAACTTAGAGATGCATGGGTCAAATATACTTTTCCTAAATTCAATCTTGCAATTCAAGCTGGTAACTTTAAAGAACCATTTGGTATGGAAAGATTAAATAGTTCAAGATTGTTGCCATTTCTTGAAAGATCTGCTATAACAAACGCAATGGCATTAGGTAGAAGAGTTGGAGTTTCAGCTAGATATTGGACAGATTTTGCACAAATTACCGCAGCTGTTATGGGGCACGAAACAGGAACCAGAATTGATAAAGGGCAAAGGGATGAAACATTTTCTGCAAATATAAGAGCATCTTTGGCTCCAATAAATAACTTCGGTGAAAACCTGCATGTTGGATTAGCCTATTCTTATAAAATACCTGATGTAGTATCGGATATGAGACCAAATACGATTGAAATGAATGCGAGAGTAGAATCGTATGTTTTTAATCCTAAATTTCTTCACACTGGTGATATCTCAAATGTAAACTATTATGATAGATATGGATTTGAGTTTTTGTATATAAGAGGTCCATTCCTTTTACAATCTGAATTCCTTGGCACAAGTATCTACAGATGGTACGGCAATCCGACAGTAAATCTTAAAGGCGGATATGTAACAGCATGCTGGGTGATTACAGGTGAGAATAGATATTATTATGTTGATGAAGGAGAAGTTGGTCCTATTGAAGCACCAAAAAACTCTTTTGGAGCTTTTGAATTAGCAGCACGTTACAGTGTTACTAATCTAAACGATCTTGATGCTGGTGTAAAAGGCGGACAGGCAAACCAGTTAATGCTTGGGCTGAATTACTATCCTAACACAAATATTAAAATTCAGTTTAATTATTCAATGGTTAATCATGATCAGTTTGCAACTAGAAAAGGTAATCTCATAGGTGATGATGACTTCTCATTTATTCAAATGAGAGTTCAGGCAGCATTTTAA
- a CDS encoding lamin tail domain-containing protein, translated as MKKIIFVLFIITSGIFLSCSRDEPFVAPPPPPPAAPDIKINEIYSRGTVGNEDWVEIYNPDNTSKDISGYKIYDNGGQSGTKPKKEFPAGTIIPAGGLLVIIVDDTTDSGFGLSAGGEQIWLEKSDGTVIDNITFPALGVDTSYGRKPDGSNNWEKLSPPTKGASNGSGGGAVLPLVMNEIYSRGTVNDPDWIEIYNPNPIQVDLSGYKIYDSGGNSGSKPKKEFPAGTFIPANGFYVIVTDDADASGFGLSSGGESVWFENSSGTVIDNIDFLSMDVTQSYGRYPDGSTNWQILGTITKGAPNQQ; from the coding sequence ATGAAAAAAATTATTTTTGTATTATTTATTATAACTTCAGGCATATTTTTATCTTGTTCAAGAGACGAACCATTTGTTGCTCCACCGCCTCCTCCACCGGCAGCGCCTGATATCAAGATTAATGAAATATATTCAAGAGGTACAGTTGGCAACGAAGATTGGGTTGAAATATATAATCCGGATAATACTTCTAAAGACATTAGCGGATATAAAATTTATGATAATGGCGGACAATCCGGAACAAAACCTAAGAAAGAATTTCCTGCAGGAACAATTATACCTGCCGGCGGATTGTTAGTAATTATTGTTGATGATACAACTGACAGCGGTTTTGGTTTATCAGCTGGTGGTGAACAAATTTGGCTGGAAAAATCAGATGGAACTGTTATTGATAATATTACTTTTCCTGCACTTGGGGTTGATACTTCCTATGGAAGAAAACCTGATGGATCTAATAATTGGGAAAAACTTTCTCCACCAACTAAAGGAGCATCCAACGGCAGTGGTGGTGGTGCAGTTCTTCCATTAGTTATGAATGAAATTTATTCCAGAGGTACAGTAAATGACCCAGATTGGATTGAAATTTATAACCCAAACCCCATCCAAGTAGATTTATCCGGATATAAGATTTATGATAGTGGTGGAAATAGCGGTTCCAAACCTAAAAAAGAGTTTCCAGCGGGTACATTTATACCGGCAAATGGCTTTTATGTAATTGTTACAGATGATGCTGATGCAAGCGGTTTTGGATTATCTAGTGGAGGAGAATCTGTTTGGTTTGAAAATTCCAGTGGAACTGTAATAGATAATATTGATTTTCTATCAATGGATGTTACACAGTCTTATGGAAGATATCCGGATGGAAGTACAAATTGGCAGATATTAGGTACAATTACTAAGGGTGCACCAAACCAGCAGTAA
- a CDS encoding PhnD/SsuA/transferrin family substrate-binding protein — protein MFYLTIFRRHFGDISPHLINLTKESSVLAIGLVFVSKMNNYFKNIPVSMRKKYLIFISSVFLIGILGTVLFYNYVVDISTITRPEVNTIENTNHLKKPICYVGVISRYPPNIIFNGYQPIIDYLNQNDKYHFELKLSTSYSETVDQLINGNISVAFFGSLLYINAHKQYGIVPILKPLNEDHKPFFSSILFTRNNSGIITIKDIVGKKIALPSQESFSGNWLIKYELKKIGVSEKDLIEIKNFPFHQNVVFQVTNGNYDVGVVKDKVFKDYKNRDLKLVAYSEPVPGSPIVAAKNYDAEVIETIKSLLLKIDSTKPYYKNLVKNWDEEFIYGFVEANDSDYNPIRKYSGSN, from the coding sequence ATGTTTTATTTGACTATTTTTCGTCGTCACTTTGGCGATATATCGCCGCATTTAATCAATTTAACAAAAGAAAGCTCAGTTTTAGCAATCGGTTTGGTATTTGTATCTAAGATGAATAATTATTTTAAAAATATTCCTGTCAGTATGCGAAAAAAGTATTTGATATTTATTAGCTCAGTGTTTTTAATAGGAATTTTAGGTACAGTTTTATTCTATAACTATGTGGTTGATATTTCGACAATTACTCGTCCTGAAGTTAATACTATAGAAAACACAAATCATTTGAAGAAACCAATTTGTTATGTAGGTGTTATATCCAGATATCCACCTAATATAATCTTCAATGGATATCAACCTATTATAGATTATTTAAATCAGAACGACAAATACCATTTTGAACTTAAGTTAAGTACATCATACAGCGAAACCGTTGATCAGCTAATAAATGGAAATATATCTGTTGCATTCTTCGGATCTTTGCTTTACATAAATGCCCACAAGCAGTACGGAATAGTCCCAATATTAAAACCACTTAATGAAGATCATAAACCATTTTTTAGTTCTATTCTTTTTACAAGAAACAACAGTGGAATAATTACTATAAAAGATATAGTAGGAAAAAAAATTGCTTTGCCGTCTCAGGAATCATTTTCAGGAAACTGGCTTATTAAATATGAGTTAAAAAAAATCGGTGTTTCTGAAAAAGATCTTATCGAAATAAAAAACTTCCCATTCCATCAAAATGTTGTATTTCAGGTAACAAATGGAAACTACGATGTTGGAGTAGTGAAGGATAAAGTTTTTAAAGATTACAAAAATCGTGATCTTAAATTAGTTGCTTATTCCGAACCTGTACCAGGCTCCCCAATCGTTGCAGCAAAAAATTATGATGCAGAAGTTATTGAAACAATAAAATCATTACTGCTTAAAATAGATTCAACTAAACCATATTATAAAAACCTTGTAAAAAACTGGGATGAAGAATTTATATATGGCTTTGTGGAAGCAAATGACAGCGATTATAATCCGATTAGAAAGTATTCAGGGAGTAATTAA
- a CDS encoding anion permease — protein MSISVLFFISSALFLGWAAGANNAANLFGTAVISKMVKFRTAAIVAGIFVILGSVISGAGTTETLTDLGSVNALAGSFAVAVAVGISIILMIRAKVLVSSSQVILGGIIGWNLFTGSPTDNNALYKILSSWVASPIIAAIFGFILFKIVKNTVLKWKIHLLELDTYTRIGLIIAGALAAYSFGANNIANVMGMFVDSAHLPDLNVGSVFSLNGEQQLFFFGGAAIAVGIFTYGTNVMDTVGEDFTKISPITGLVAISAEIIVLFLFTSQRLEQFLLENNLPTIPLVPLSITQAFIGAIIGTGLAKDPHSINFRVVGRMVVGWAVAPVTAALITVISLFFIQNVFEQTVVIPEPYEITKSVIIKLESEGIDAEKIEDLSDKRFFNKKEFRNEILKRHDYTNEQLYNIFTYSLIDSFVVDSNLINSRLHSPEYSKAEIDFLKSLHSKRYSHKINFEKDVFQANGLWQTTGDKLTDKKNEDKKLLIEQLFRIKESNKSHN, from the coding sequence TTGAGTATTTCAGTATTGTTTTTCATATCGAGTGCTTTGTTTCTTGGCTGGGCAGCCGGTGCAAATAATGCAGCAAATCTTTTTGGTACTGCAGTTATTTCAAAAATGGTCAAATTCAGAACAGCTGCTATCGTAGCTGGTATTTTTGTTATACTTGGATCTGTTATCAGCGGCGCAGGAACAACTGAAACACTAACTGATCTTGGATCAGTAAATGCTTTAGCAGGAAGTTTTGCAGTTGCAGTTGCTGTAGGTATTTCTATTATTTTGATGATTCGTGCAAAAGTACTGGTTTCATCTTCTCAGGTTATTTTGGGTGGAATAATTGGCTGGAATTTATTTACTGGTTCACCAACTGATAATAATGCCCTTTATAAAATCTTATCCAGTTGGGTCGCATCTCCGATTATTGCTGCAATATTTGGGTTTATATTATTTAAGATCGTCAAGAATACTGTACTCAAATGGAAAATCCATCTTTTAGAACTTGATACTTATACACGCATTGGGCTTATTATTGCCGGAGCTTTAGCTGCATATTCTTTTGGGGCAAATAATATTGCAAATGTAATGGGAATGTTTGTTGATTCAGCACATCTGCCGGATTTGAATGTGGGCAGTGTTTTTAGTTTAAATGGAGAACAGCAATTATTTTTCTTTGGCGGGGCAGCAATCGCAGTAGGAATTTTTACTTACGGTACAAATGTAATGGATACCGTTGGAGAAGACTTTACTAAAATATCCCCGATTACAGGGCTTGTTGCAATTTCAGCCGAGATTATTGTGCTCTTTTTATTTACCTCACAACGACTTGAACAATTTTTGTTAGAAAATAATTTACCAACAATTCCACTTGTTCCGCTTTCAATAACTCAGGCATTTATAGGCGCGATCATTGGAACAGGCTTGGCAAAGGATCCTCATTCAATAAATTTTAGAGTAGTTGGCAGAATGGTAGTGGGATGGGCTGTTGCACCGGTAACAGCAGCTTTAATAACAGTCATATCTCTTTTCTTTATTCAGAATGTTTTTGAGCAAACTGTCGTAATTCCAGAGCCTTATGAAATTACAAAATCTGTAATAATTAAGTTAGAGTCTGAAGGAATTGATGCTGAGAAGATTGAAGATCTGTCGGATAAAAGATTTTTTAATAAGAAAGAATTTCGAAATGAAATTTTAAAAAGACATGACTATACCAATGAACAGTTATACAACATATTTACATATTCACTGATTGACAGCTTTGTAGTTGATTCAAATCTGATAAACAGCAGATTACACTCACCTGAGTATTCTAAAGCGGAAATTGATTTTCTGAAGTCTCTTCACTCAAAAAGATATTCACACAAAATCAATTTTGAAAAAGATGTTTTTCAGGCAAATGGTTTATGGCAGACCACAGGAGATAAATTAACTGATAAAAAAAATGAAGATAAAAAACTATTAATCGAACAGTTATTTAGAATTAAAGAATCAAATAAATCACATAATTAG
- a CDS encoding DUF47 family protein, with translation MFLKKTRKLEIQIDEYLDLVIKGGLVFKLGIKCYLDNQMTEFESHLKDLRKIEENADDLRRNIEIKLYTRTLIPEARGDVLGLLESCDKALNITTDTLLEFSVEIPTIVNELKPGFLELADSSISCLENTVSGIRSYFRNIDAVRDYVTKVQFYKKETNKIAEKIKRAVYRTDNDLSFKIHIRYFAFHIERIAEQSEDVCDRLSIAIIKRLE, from the coding sequence ATGTTTTTAAAGAAAACCAGAAAACTCGAGATACAAATTGATGAATATCTTGATTTAGTAATAAAAGGGGGGCTAGTATTTAAACTTGGTATTAAATGCTATCTGGATAATCAGATGACTGAATTTGAAAGTCATCTTAAAGATTTAAGAAAGATCGAAGAAAATGCAGATGATTTAAGAAGGAACATAGAGATAAAACTTTATACCAGAACTCTAATTCCTGAAGCACGAGGAGACGTATTGGGGTTGTTAGAAAGCTGTGATAAAGCACTAAACATTACAACAGATACTCTGCTTGAATTCTCTGTTGAAATTCCGACAATCGTAAATGAACTTAAACCTGGCTTTTTGGAACTTGCTGATAGCTCAATCTCTTGTCTTGAAAATACAGTAAGCGGTATAAGGTCTTATTTCAGAAATATTGATGCTGTAAGGGATTATGTAACCAAAGTTCAGTTTTATAAAAAGGAAACCAATAAGATTGCCGAAAAAATTAAACGCGCAGTTTACAGAACTGATAATGATTTAAGTTTTAAAATTCATATTCGCTACTTCGCATTTCATATCGAAAGAATAGCTGAACAGTCTGAAGATGTTTGTGACAGATTATCAATTGCAATAATTAAAAGGCTGGAGTAG
- a CDS encoding ABC transporter ATP-binding protein, with protein sequence MLELINITKKFGNFTAVENLNLKIAAGDFFGFLGQNGAGKTTTIKMIAGLYTATSGRIILNGFDIAKEPIKAKRLIGYIPDQPFLYEKLTGREFLFFSGGLYSIEKEKLKARIDSVINELKIDNWIDKRTEEYSQGMKQRIAIASALLHNPKLLIVDEPMIGLDPQSALIVKNLFKKLSSNGTAIFMSTHSLNVAEEICSRIGIIKSGKMIFEDKKEVVEAIKNSDHNNLESLFLHLTK encoded by the coding sequence ATGCTCGAATTAATTAACATCACAAAAAAATTTGGAAACTTTACTGCTGTTGAAAACCTTAATCTAAAAATTGCCGCCGGTGATTTCTTTGGTTTCCTTGGACAAAACGGCGCTGGTAAAACCACTACTATTAAAATGATTGCAGGTTTATATACTGCAACCTCTGGTAGAATTATATTAAACGGTTTTGATATTGCAAAAGAACCTATCAAAGCGAAAAGACTAATTGGTTATATTCCCGATCAACCATTTTTGTACGAAAAACTAACTGGACGCGAGTTTTTATTTTTTAGCGGAGGACTATACTCAATTGAAAAAGAAAAACTCAAAGCCAGAATTGATTCAGTTATTAATGAACTGAAAATTGATAACTGGATTGATAAAAGAACCGAAGAATATTCTCAGGGAATGAAACAAAGAATAGCAATTGCTTCCGCCCTTTTACACAATCCCAAATTACTGATTGTTGATGAGCCTATGATAGGTTTGGATCCGCAGAGTGCATTAATTGTAAAAAACCTATTTAAAAAACTTTCAAGTAACGGAACTGCAATATTTATGTCAACACATAGTCTTAATGTAGCAGAAGAAATCTGCAGCCGTATAGGAATCATTAAGAGCGGTAAGATGATATTTGAAGATAAAAAGGAAGTTGTTGAAGCTATCAAGAATTCAGATCATAATAATCTTGAATCATTGTTTTTACATTTGACAAAATAA
- a CDS encoding SdiA-regulated domain-containing protein yields MLNKLRFFFLLIITQIQFFLPGCSRDNPAVVTDTKTINKIFPLEEYNLDIPEPSGITYNSKNNTLMVVSDGESNIYEIAFNGAILNSIPTSGSDMEGITLSKNCDTIFVVEEKKKLVTAFDLSGNKITSFSVNVSTSDNHSLEGISLNILTNELFVINEKNPQMILKFLNKQELWRKSIAYTLDISDICYDETSNCIWIISDESKRILKLSTTGELLKEWEIPFTKGEGITIVNEKIYVVNDSNSKMYVFQKPN; encoded by the coding sequence ATGCTAAATAAATTAAGATTCTTTTTCTTATTGATCATAACTCAGATACAGTTCTTTTTGCCAGGATGTTCAAGAGATAATCCTGCTGTTGTAACTGATACAAAAACAATTAATAAGATTTTCCCACTCGAAGAATATAATTTAGATATTCCTGAACCATCAGGTATTACATATAATTCCAAGAATAATACTCTTATGGTTGTTTCAGATGGCGAATCAAATATTTATGAGATTGCTTTTAATGGAGCAATATTAAATAGTATTCCTACTTCAGGATCAGATATGGAAGGTATAACACTATCAAAAAACTGCGATACAATTTTTGTGGTTGAAGAAAAAAAGAAACTTGTTACAGCATTTGATTTATCAGGAAACAAGATTACCTCATTTAGTGTTAACGTTTCTACTTCTGATAATCATTCACTTGAAGGGATATCATTAAATATATTAACTAATGAATTATTCGTTATAAATGAAAAAAATCCTCAAATGATATTGAAGTTTTTAAACAAACAAGAACTATGGCGAAAATCAATTGCATACACTTTGGATATTTCGGATATTTGTTATGATGAAACTTCAAATTGTATATGGATAATTAGTGATGAGTCTAAAAGGATATTAAAGCTTTCAACTACCGGAGAACTTCTTAAAGAGTGGGAAATACCATTTACAAAAGGAGAGGGGATTACAATTGTAAATGAGAAAATATATGTTGTTAATGATTCCAATAGTAAAATGTATGTTTTCCAAAAACCTAATTAG
- a CDS encoding lamin tail domain-containing protein: protein MKYKLHLFIILSSFFLWSSLYAQTPLINELFSRGTEIEPDWIEIYNPTSSSIDITGYKIYDSGGKNGTKPKKEFPSGSVIPANGFLVIITDDTDPSGFGLSSGGEWVWFENTSGTVIDSVNMAAVTDPEASYGRLPDGSANWQILIPRTRGTSNTIIVVTPVINELFSRGTEIEPDWIEIYNPSSLAMDISGYKIYDSGGKNGTKPKKEFPSGSVIPANGFLVIITDDTDPSGFGLSSGGEWVWFENTSGTVIDSVNMAAVTDPEASYGRLPDGSANWQILIPRTRGYSNVPVTSPVVINELFSRGTDTEPDWIEIYNPSSSSMDITGYKIYDSGGKNGTKPKKEFPSGSVIPANGFLVIITDDTDPSGFGLSSGGEWVWFENASGTVIDSVNMAAVTDTSASYGRLPDGSANWQILIPRTRGYSNSTTDVEDEINPVSGFQLSQNYPNPFNPATKINFSLTVASKVKITVYNLLGQIINQLVNGNYTAGNHTVSFNADGLNSGVYFYKIEAVGIDGQNFVSTKKMILTK, encoded by the coding sequence ATGAAATACAAGTTACATTTGTTCATTATTCTCTCTTCATTTTTCCTTTGGAGTTCTTTATATGCTCAAACTCCATTGATCAATGAGTTGTTCTCACGAGGAACTGAAATCGAACCAGACTGGATTGAAATCTATAATCCTACTTCATCATCAATAGATATTACTGGTTATAAGATTTATGATAGCGGCGGAAAGAACGGAACAAAACCCAAAAAAGAATTTCCTTCCGGATCAGTTATTCCTGCTAATGGATTTCTTGTAATAATTACAGATGATACAGATCCAAGTGGTTTTGGTTTATCAAGCGGTGGTGAGTGGGTTTGGTTTGAAAATACAAGCGGAACAGTAATAGATAGTGTTAATATGGCTGCTGTTACCGATCCCGAAGCATCTTATGGCAGACTTCCTGATGGGAGTGCAAACTGGCAAATATTAATTCCAAGAACAAGAGGTACGTCTAATACAATAATTGTAGTAACACCTGTCATTAACGAATTGTTCTCACGCGGAACTGAAATCGAACCAGACTGGATTGAAATTTATAACCCTTCTTCTTTAGCAATGGACATTAGTGGTTATAAGATTTATGATAGCGGCGGAAAGAACGGAACAAAACCCAAAAAAGAATTTCCTTCCGGATCAGTTATTCCTGCTAATGGATTTCTTGTAATAATTACAGATGATACAGATCCAAGTGGTTTTGGTTTATCAAGCGGTGGTGAGTGGGTTTGGTTTGAAAATACAAGTGGAACAGTAATAGATAGTGTTAATATGGCTGCTGTTACTGATCCCGAAGCATCTTATGGCAGACTTCCTGATGGGAGTGCAAACTGGCAGATATTAATTCCAAGAACAAGAGGTTATTCTAATGTTCCTGTTACTTCTCCAGTAGTGATTAATGAATTATTCTCACGTGGAACCGATACAGAACCAGATTGGATTGAAATCTATAATCCCTCTTCATCATCAATGGATATTACAGGTTATAAGATTTATGATAGCGGTGGAAAGAACGGAACAAAACCGAAAAAAGAATTTCCTTCCGGATCAGTTATTCCTGCTAATGGATTTCTTGTAATAATTACAGATGATACAGATCCAAGTGGTTTTGGTTTATCAAGCGGTGGTGAGTGGGTTTGGTTTGAAAATGCAAGCGGAACAGTAATAGATAGTGTTAATATGGCTGCTGTTACTGATACATCAGCATCCTATGGAAGGCTTCCAGATGGAAGTGCAAACTGGCAGATATTAATTCCAAGAACAAGAGGTTACTCAAATTCAACCACGGATGTCGAAGATGAAATTAATCCGGTTTCAGGATTTCAATTATCTCAGAACTATCCCAATCCATTCAATCCAGCAACAAAAATAAATTTCAGCTTAACTGTTGCTTCTAAAGTTAAGATTACAGTGTATAATTTACTTGGTCAGATTATAAATCAACTTGTTAACGGCAATTATACAGCAGGGAATCATACTGTTAGTTTTAATGCAGATGGATTAAATAGTGGAGTGTATTTTTACAAAATTGAGGCTGTTGGAATTGATGGACAGAATTTTGTTTCTACCAAAAAAATGATTCTAACCAAATAA
- a CDS encoding CYTH domain-containing protein, producing MAKEIEKKFLVKGEFKNLASKQTRIVQGYLSSVPERTVRVRIKGDKGYITVKGIGNASGASRYEWEKEIPTSEAEELLKICEPGVIDKTRYLVKVDNHTFEVDEFYADNQGLVLAELELSSEDEVFNKPSWLGEEVTGDVKYYNAMLMKNPFTKW from the coding sequence ATGGCAAAAGAAATTGAAAAAAAGTTTTTGGTTAAAGGGGAGTTCAAAAACCTTGCAAGCAAACAAACAAGGATTGTTCAGGGTTATTTGTCATCTGTTCCCGAAAGAACTGTAAGAGTCAGAATTAAAGGAGATAAAGGATATATCACAGTTAAAGGGATTGGAAATGCTTCGGGCGCAAGCAGGTATGAATGGGAAAAAGAAATTCCCACATCTGAAGCGGAAGAGCTTTTAAAAATCTGTGAACCTGGTGTTATTGATAAAACAAGATATTTAGTAAAAGTTGATAATCATACTTTTGAAGTTGATGAGTTTTATGCAGATAATCAAGGATTGGTTTTAGCTGAATTAGAATTATCCTCAGAGGATGAAGTATTTAATAAACCATCGTGGTTAGGAGAAGAAGTAACCGGAGATGTTAAGTACTATAATGCTATGCTGATGAAAAATCCGTTTACAAAGTGGTAA
- a CDS encoding DASS family sodium-coupled anion symporter, producing MTKADILDMSNYRIEKLPKRKKSEFEKRLAFIGSLLAIAAFILFAFVIKLPFLESINPNEIVSDTAKNVYNKIGSTAFIRNNEFMLAIFAASIILWMTEAIPNYLTSLILIISLVLTGILPEKTAYAQLGHPVMWLNIMSFVLASMLVTTGLAKRFALWLIVKFGKNASTIFITFIIINLVLSAFISATTAKAAILLPIFMVIAAIYGAQSGVNRNNFGRSIVLQNLLNINIGAGAFVTGAGANLLGAALLGSAIQGNIYFGQWMMAMLPYVILLMIIGYFVAMKIFFPLKPEERLPQIEGGMERLKTEYEKLGPLSHNEIKSAFIFITILGLWATDNIHGISATAVAFVGAIVALLPKIGIVKWNEVDIPWHLMLFSAGAYTLGAALDETDLPSICVNAFFNSLGIGNQSQFWVLYLFLTGVMIFSALIFQSKTMRAMIFIPIAIGVANRFGFDVVSLALPVAFMNIHVYVLPFNSKPAALLYETDQYSLTDTFKYGLTIMIIGWILVIAAGETWFRYLGITPNGVFGI from the coding sequence ATGACTAAAGCTGACATTCTTGATATGAGTAATTATCGTATCGAAAAACTGCCGAAACGAAAAAAATCAGAATTTGAAAAAAGACTTGCATTTATTGGTTCATTACTGGCTATTGCAGCATTTATCTTATTTGCATTTGTAATCAAACTGCCTTTTCTTGAATCAATAAATCCAAATGAAATTGTTTCTGATACTGCAAAGAATGTGTATAATAAGATAGGTTCAACTGCATTTATAAGAAATAATGAGTTTATGCTTGCGATATTTGCTGCATCCATTATTTTATGGATGACAGAAGCAATACCTAATTATCTAACATCTTTAATTTTAATTATATCGTTAGTTCTAACCGGAATATTACCTGAGAAAACTGCTTATGCACAACTTGGGCATCCTGTTATGTGGCTTAATATTATGTCATTTGTTCTTGCTAGTATGCTGGTAACAACCGGACTTGCAAAACGATTTGCGCTTTGGCTGATTGTAAAGTTTGGTAAAAATGCTAGTACAATATTTATAACTTTTATAATAATTAATCTGGTTCTTTCAGCATTTATCTCAGCGACAACAGCTAAAGCAGCAATACTGCTTCCTATCTTTATGGTTATTGCCGCAATCTATGGCGCACAAAGCGGGGTAAACAGAAATAATTTTGGAAGAAGTATTGTACTGCAGAATTTATTAAATATTAATATAGGTGCTGGTGCATTTGTAACAGGTGCCGGTGCTAATCTGTTAGGTGCAGCGCTTCTTGGCAGTGCAATTCAGGGAAATATTTATTTTGGTCAATGGATGATGGCGATGCTGCCTTATGTTATTCTGCTTATGATCATTGGCTATTTTGTTGCTATGAAAATATTTTTTCCATTAAAACCGGAAGAAAGATTACCGCAAATTGAAGGCGGAATGGAAAGGTTAAAAACTGAGTATGAAAAACTTGGACCTTTAAGTCATAATGAAATAAAATCAGCTTTTATTTTTATTACCATTTTGGGTCTGTGGGCAACTGATAATATTCATGGAATAAGCGCAACTGCTGTAGCATTTGTTGGGGCTATTGTAGCTTTGTTACCTAAAATTGGTATTGTAAAATGGAATGAGGTTGATATTCCCTGGCACCTGATGTTATTCTCTGCAGGCGCTTATACTTTGGGAGCAGCATTGGACGAAACTGATTTGCCGTCTATTTGTGTAAATGCCTTTTTTAATTCATTGGGAATCGGAAACCAATCACAATTCTGGGTACTATATTTATTTTTAACAGGTGTTATGATTTTTAGTGCTCTAATTTTTCAATCAAAAACCATGAGAGCAATGATATTTATTCCGATTGCTATTGGTGTGGCAAACAGATTTGGATTTGATGTAGTTAGTTTAGCTCTTCCCGTTGCGTTTATGAATATTCATGTTTATGTGCTTCCTTTTAACAGTAAACCGGCTGCTCTTTTATATGAAACTGATCAGTATAGTTTAACTGATACTTTTAAATACGGTCTTACAATAATGATAATCGGCTGGATACTGGTAATAGCAGCCGGCGAAACCTGGTTTAGATATCTTGGTATTACACCCAATGGAGTATTTGGTATTTAA